From one Silurus meridionalis isolate SWU-2019-XX chromosome 23, ASM1480568v1, whole genome shotgun sequence genomic stretch:
- the LOC124376809 gene encoding uncharacterized protein LOC124376809: MAKAVRTDMLTVMAMRWNQQKTNNLASTLARRYQKATIALQRQLQSLEIMKTEMAVTDDRLEGWITDVKEWAEGTTSSTDSDVAAVARRIEELVTSIKRRSHRLYKDNDGCKGRAWIRRKIREEKKLLNSVVVQYNAMVPNAENLDLDTVLSDDIIWPWQLPHNDSVGLRTKRKAFDMVMAVRRLEEEKKILITEMEKHWTSLCTRADTLKEMSSQLCSSTSSEMWGLSKEGIQGLQSLTKKNTQAINRIRKHTKNCYLQDLTGTEVNLESDSDEYNSDSELSEDETEDV, encoded by the exons ATGGCAAAAGCAG TACGCACAGACATGCTCACAGTCATGGCCATGCGCTGGAATCAGCAAAAGACGAACAACTTGGCTTCCACACTTGCCCGCCGATATCAAAAG GCCACAATAGCCCTGCAAAGACAGTTGCAGAGCCTGGAGATCATGAAAACTGAAATGGCAGTCACAGATGATCGCCTGGAGGGCTGGATCACTGATGTCAAGGAGTGGGCAGAAG GGACAACATCCTCAACTGATTCTGATGTTGCTGCTGTGGCCAGACGAATTGAGGAGCTGGTCACCAGTATTAAAAGGAGATCACACCGTCTTTATAAAGACAATGATGGCTGCAAGGGTCGTGCCTGGATACGCAGAAAGATTAGGGAGGAAAAGAAGCTTTTAAATTCTGTGGTGGTTCAATATAACGCCATGGTTCCCAATGCAGAAAACCTGGACTTGGACACCGTTCTTTCCGATGACATAATTTGGCCATGGCAGCTTCCACACAATG ACTCTGTAGGTCTAAGGACAAAAAGGAAGGCATTTGACATGGTAATGGCAGTAAGGAGGcttgaggaggagaagaagattCTCATTACTGAGATGGAAAAACATTGGACATCTCTTTGCACCCGTGCAGACACCCTGAAAGAGATGTCATCCCAGCTTTGCAGTAGCACATCAA GTGAGATGTGGGGCCTGAGTAAAGAGGGAATCCAAGGTCTACAGAGTTTAACCAAGAAGAACACACAAGCCATCAACAGAATACGAAAGCACACAAAGAACTGTTATTTGCAAGATTTGACTGGAACAGAAGTAAACTTGGAAAGTGATTCAGATGAATACAATAGTGACTCTGAACTTTCAGAAGATGAAACAGAGGATGTATAA